The genomic interval TCGTGGTCGCCAGCGTCACCTCGTCGACGCCTGCCTCGACCGCCCGTTCGACGACCCGTTCGGTCGCTGCGGGGTCGATGCGGCCCTCGTACGGGCAGTAGAAACTCGTGCCGATGCCGGCCTCGACGGTCACGTCGGTCCCGTCGGCGAGGTCGACGATAGCGTCTACCTCCTCCAGGATGTCGTCGACCGTCATGTTCTGGTTCTTCCGACTGTAGCTCTCGCTGACCGTGATGAGCGCGTTCACCTTGTCGACGTCCGCGTCGAGCGCCCGTTCCATGCCGACCGCGTTGGGCACGAGCGCCCGGTAGGTCGTGTCTGGGTTCCGGTCGATACGTGCGGCCACCTCGTCGGCGTCCCGGAGCGTCGGGACGGCGTCGGGGTGTGTGAACGAGGTTATCTCGATCTCGTCGACGCCGGTCGAGGAGAGGCGGTCGATGATGTCGACTTTCTCGTCGGTCGGGACGAACTCGTCGAGCCGCTGGAACCCGTCGCGCGGGAGCATCTCGACGAGCGTGACGTCCTCCGGGAGGTCGAGCGCCACTCAGATCACCTCCTCGTCGACGAGGTCGGCGATAGTCGCGTCGTCGTACCCCAGGAGCCCGCCGTAGACGGGTTCGTTGTGTTCGCCCAGGCTCGGGCCCAGGTGCCGAACCTCACCCGGCGTCTCGCTGAACTTCGGGAAGGCGTTCTGCACCGTCGCGTCGCCGAGTTCGTCGTCGTCGACGGTGACGAGGGCGTCTCGGGCGCGGTACTGTTCGTCCTCGAAGATGTCCTCGACGTTGTAGATGGGGGCGATGGTGGCGTCCGCGTCGTTGAACGCCTCCAGCACCTCCTCGCGCGTGTGGTCGTCCATCCACTCCTGGATGATACGGTCGAGTTCGTCCACGTTGTCGAGACGAGCCTCGTTGTCGGCGAACCGCTCGTCGTCTTTCAGGTCCGGTCGGTCGATGGCGTCGAACACCCGCATCGCGGTCGGTTGGGCGCTCGCCGAGATGGCGACGTACCGGTCGTCGCCCGTCGGGTAGACGTTCCGCGGTGCCGACGACGTCGAGCGGTTACCGGACCGCTCCTCGACCGTATCCAGCTGGTCGTAGCGCAGGGGCTGTGGACCGAGCAGCGAGAAGATGGGCTCGGTGAGGCTCGTGTCGATGTACTGACCGCCGCCGTCGTGGACCTCGCGGTGGTACAGCGCGAACATGATGGCGAACGTCGAGAACAGGGCGGCGACGCCGTCGGCGAGCCCCGTCGGCGGCAGCAGGGGCTCCCGGTCGGGGTAGCCGTTGAGATACGCGAACCCGCTCATCGCCTCCGCGAGCGTCCCGAACCCGGGCCGCTCCGCATAGGGGCCGGTCTGTCCGAACCCCGAGAGCCGGCACATGACGAGGTCCGGATTCAGCTCCGAGAGGCGCTCGTAGCCGAGGTTCCACCGTTCGAGCGTTCCGGGCCGGAAGTTCTCGACGAGGACGTCAGCCTCCGAGACGAGGTCCTCGAAGACGACCTGTCCCGCCTCGACGCCGAGGTTCAGCGTGACCGAGCGCTTGTTCCGGCCCAGGTACTTCCACCAGAGACCGGTCCCGTCCTTCTGGGGGCCGAACTGGCGCAGGTGGTCTCCCGTCGCTGGATGTTCGACCTTGATGACGGTCGCACCGAAATCGGCGAGGAATCGGCCGACCGTCCCCGCGGAGATCATCGTCCCCGCTTCGACGACCGTCAGGCCTTCGAGCGGTCCGTGCGCTGCATCTTCGTCCATCGTCGTCTCGATTCCGTTCATACGGTACTCCTCCTCGCGTCGTGGCAGGCTACTCGCGGAGCGGCTCCGGCGGCAGCAGACTGCGTGTGTGATGTGATGTGGTGCATCGGTTGGCGTCGTCGTCTTCGATCGGTCGACGGGGTCCGTGCTGTTGTCGCTCAGATGGGGCGGTCGATGTGCGTTCCGTGGCCGGCGTCGCCGACGATCTCACCGTGCTCGTAGGCCACCTGGCCCTTCACGACGGTGTGGGTCGGCCACCCCGTCACCTCCCGGCCGTCGTACGGGGAGTAATCGGCGGCACTCTTCAGTAGTTCGGGCGTCACCTCCCTTTTCTCGTCGAGGTCGACGACGGCGAGGTCGGCGTCGCTGCCCACCCTGACGGTGCCTTTCTTCGGATAGAGGTTGAACGCCTTCGCCGTGTTGGTCGACGTCACCTCGACGGCACGCTCCAGCGAGATGCGGCCCTCGTTGACGCCCTCCGAGAGTATCAGTGGGAGCATCGTCGCCGTACTCGGGAATCCGGGGAGGCTGTCGGGGACGTCCTGGCCGATCTTCTCCTCGGCCATGTTACAGCAGTGGTCCGTACCGATGCAGGAGATGGTCCCGTCGGCGACCCGCTCCCAGAGCGTCTCGCGGTCTTCCGCGGAGCGGACCGGTGGGTTGACGTTGTGACGTTCGTCGGCTTCCTCGCTCGTGAGCGTCAGGTAATGCGTGCAGGTCTCGCCGGTGAGCCCCCAGCCGGCGTCCTTGAGCGTCGCGAGTTCGTCCGCGGTCTGGCCGGAGGAGACGTGGACGGCGTAGAAGTTCTCGCCGTAGTCGTGCTGGCGGGCCAGCGCCGCCCCGGAGATCATGCTCTGGGCCTCGGCGTACCCCGGGAACTGCTCGACGAGGGCGTCGTAGTCGCGGTACTCCTGGTCGTCATCCAGCTCCGTCTCGAGGTACGGGTTGTCGCCGAGCGAGTTCGTTATCTCGACGTTCTCGGAGTGGTAGCCCAGCGTCGTCGGGACGTCCTGGTCGGCGAGCGCCTGGATGAACGCGTCACCGAAGTCGTCGCGCATCTCGCAGTCGACGCCGAACTTCTCGGCGGCGCTGTACTTGTAGTTCATGTACCACTTGAACGTGGTGATGCCCAGCTCGTCGACGATGTAGGGGATCTCCTCGACGTGCTCGAACGACAGCAGTCCCAGCGAGAAGAAGTAGTCGTGGTAGTAGTTGGGTTCGGCCTGCTCGAAGTACTCACCCATTATCTCCTCGTACGACCCCGGTCGCCGGAAGTAATTCCCGATGGTGGTCACGCCACCGACGAGGTCCGACTGGGATTCGCTCTCGGCGTCCTCCGCCAGCGTGCGGTAGATGCCGTGGTGCGTGTGTGGGTCGATGGCTCCTGGGAGGACGTGCTTGCCGTCCGCGTCGATCTCGCGGTCGCCCTCGACGCTCCCCGGACTGGCGATTGCGCTGATGAGACCGTCCGTCGCCGCGACGTCCGCCTCGAACGTCCCGTGTTCCGGCGTGACGACGGTACCGTTCCTGACGACGAGGTCGTGGGTCATGGTTCCTCCAGTGTCTCGACGTACTCGCGGACCTCCTCGGTCTCCAGGACCTCGGCGTACTTCATCCACATGTCGAGGAGGCCGATCTTGTGCGACGCCTCGATACGGTCGAAGAGACACTCCTGGGGTAGAACGACGCCGTACCCGTGCTGGGTGGCGTCGACGACCGTCGCCCGGACGCACCCGCTGGTCGAGTTCCCGACGACGATGAGCGAGTCGTGCTCCCCCTCGGTCAACAGGTCGTCCAGCTCGGTGTCGAAGAAGACGCTCGCGTACGTCTTGTCGATGACCGTCTCGCCCTCCTCGGGCGCGACGGGGTCGACGATGTCGAGGTCGGGGTGGTCCGGGTCGTCGTAACTCGACGGCACGACCCGACTGTACACGACCCGGAGTCCCTCGTCGCGCGCGAAGTCGAGGAACGGGTCGATGTGGTCGATGGCGTCCCAGGCGATCTCCCCCATCGCCGTCCGGTACTCCTCGACTGCATCGAGGATCGGGACGTCGTCGCCGACGATGAGTCGCTGCATGTCGATGACCAGTACCAGCGGGTTCTCACCGAGCCCTCGTGACTCCCACGAGGACGCTCCCTCCTTGTCGTACCCGGCCGCCGTGATGACGGCCTCGTCCCGCTCGGAGAGCAGGTCCTCCCAGATTCGCTCTGTCATTGTCTCACACACGGCTGCGGTGCCCACTGGCATAAATTTTCGTCACTCCTGCCGCGATGGGTCGGGTTCTCGTGGTCGAGTGCGGCCGACCCACTACGGCGACCTCGACCCCCTGCTCCGCTATCCGGACCGCTCCGGCGCGAAGGTCTCCAGGGTACGCTCGACCCACTCGTCGTCGGTCCCGGACGGCGTCCGGACGATAGGCAGGTCGACGCCCAGTGCACGAAGCTCTTCCAGTTCGTCGCGCGCGGTCGTCGGCGTTCCGACGAGGCCGACGACATCGAGAAACGACTCGGAGAGTTGGCCCGCGGCGGCTTCGGTCGTCTCTGCCTCGCGGGCGGCCTCGACCTCGTCGCCGAACCCGGCCTCCTCGGCGACGCGGGCGTAGTATCCGGGGATGTCGCGGAGGTAGTACGCCACGTGGTTCGCGGCGGCCTCGTAGGCGACGGTCGGGTCGTCGTGGACCGCCGTGAGGACGTACATGGCCACGTCGATATCAGCCGGGTCGCGGTCGGCGCGGCTCGCCCCCTCGGCGAGCCACCCCGTCGCCTCCTCGAACCGCGACGGTGGGTAGAGGTTCGGCAGCCACCCGTCGGCCACCTCGCCCGTCAGTCTGACGTTGCCCGGCCCGAGCGCCCCGTTGTAGATGGGAATCGACGACCGCTCGGGTTCGAACGCCTCCCAGAAGCTGGTCCGGTCCGGGCTGTAGAACTCTCCCTCGAACCCCTCGGCCTCGCCTCGGAGGTATCGCCGGACGAGTTCGACGTACTCGTGGAGTCGTGCGAGCGGTCGGTCGAACTCGACGCCGTGGAACGTCTCGACGACTCCCGGGTGAGCGACGCCGAGGCCGAGGATGGCACGGCCACCCGAATGCTCGTCGAGCGTCGCCGCCGCGGCCGCCAGCGCGGCCGGCGTCCGGGAGAACACGTTGACGATACCCGTCGCCAGACCGATCTCGTCCGTGTGGACCGCCCACCGCTCCAGTTTACCGAACGCTGTCTTCCCCTGCCCCTCGGCCGCCCAGACGGAGTCGTACCCCAACTCCTCCGCGCGAACGACCTGCTCCGGGTCGTCGCGGAGCGCGAACAACACCCCCGTTCGCTTCCGGTCGCTCGTCACGCCAGTCCCCGGATGCTCACTCGGTACGCCCATCGTTCACTCATCAGCGGTCTCGTCTCGACCATGTCATGGAGTTGCACGCCTCGGCGTGGTAAAGCTGTCGCGCCGCCCGGCCACTCGCGAGTGAACCACTCCGACGGTCGCTCTCGACGGTCTCGCTCCTCCTCGTCCCGCCAGTCGAACCTCCGAACGTCGTCGCTCGGTCACCCCGTCGAGTGAACGCCGCCGTCGACGACCAGCGACTCCCCCGTGACGTAGCTCGCCAGGTCGCTCGCGAGGTACAGCGCCGCGTCGGCGACATCCTCTGGCCGACCGAACGCGTCGAGCGGAACGCGTTCTCTGAAGGCCTCCCCCGCTGCCGTGTCGATGACCTCGCTGTCCTCACGAGTCATCGCCGTCTCGATGACGCCGGGGTGGATGACGTTCGCCCGGACGCCACTCGGGCCGAGTCCGTCGGCCAGTGCGTACGTCATGAGCCGAATCGCTCCCTTCGACGCCGAGTAGGCGACGTAGTCACCGACCCCGTACAGCCCCGCCGTCGACGAGAGGTTCACGATGCTTCCCTGCCCCTGCTCGACCAGCCGTCGCGCGGCGGCCTGCGACCCGAAGTACGTCCCCTTCACGTTCGTCTCGAACACGCGGTCGAACTCCGCCTCCTCGGCCGTCAGGAACGACTCGGCGTGGAAGACGCCGGCGTTGTTCACCATGACGTCTATCTCGCCGAACGCGTCGGCCGCTGCGACCGCCCGTTCGAGCGCCGCCGGGTCACGCACGTCGCACTCGACGAACGTCGCCCGGCGGTCGGTCTCCTCGCGGATGTACTCGTGTGTGGGGCGACCCGTCTCTCGTGGCTGCTCGCGCAGGTCTGCGACGACGACGTCTGCGCCCTGTTCGGCGAACCGTGTGGCGATAGCCCGACCGATTCCACTCGTGGCACCGGTGACGACCGCGGTCTGGCCGTCGAGTAGGTGGTCCATGCGACCACGTCGCAGTGTGATGGGTTGACCGTTTCGCCCCGCGACCGTCCGGAGTGCCGTGTGCGAGGGCGTACCAACGCTTAAGTTGGTACCTCACATCTGCCGTGTCAATGGCACCGCTTCTGGAGACCACCGACCTGGAGAAGACGTTCGGCGCTCTCGTCGCGAACGACGGCATCTCACTCACCGTCGACGCGGGCGAGGTCCGGGGAATCATCGGACCGAACGGCAGCGGAAAGTCGACGTTCTTCAACACGGTCACGGGCTTCTACACCGCCGACGGGGGGACGGTCACGTTCGATGGCGAGGACATCACTGGCTGTTCGTCTCACGAGATCGCACGCAAGGGACTGGCACGGACGTTTCAGATCGTCTCGCCGTTCGAGAACCTGACCGTCCGGCAGAACCTGCTGGCGGTCCACTCGAAGGGGGTGCGAGTCAGCGAGGACAAACGCGAGCGGGCGGACGAGATTCTGGAGTTCCTCGACATCGCTCACCTCGCAGACGACGAGGCCAGCGAGATGAGCGGCGGGCAGCAGAAGCTCCTCGAACTCGCCCGCCTCCTCATGCTCGACCCGAAGTGCATCATGCTCGACGAGCCGACAGCGGGCGTCAACCCCGCCCTCCAGGACCGCATCCTCGACCGACTCATCGCGATGAACGACCGCGGGACGACCTTCGTCATCGTCGAGCACGACATGGACCTCATTCGAGCGTTCGCGGACACGGTGACGGTGTTCGACCAGGGCAGAATCATCGCGGAGGGGACGTTCGACGAAGTGACCGCGGAGTCGCGAGTCCGCGACGCGTATCTGGGCGTCGAGAGCGACCTGAAGGAGGTGCTCGGATGAGCACCGACTCCGACCCGACGACCGACGCCGAGGACCGCCCGACGACCGGGACGAGCGACCAACTCGTCGTCGAGAACGTCGTCACCGGGTACGGCAATCACGAGATCATCCACGACGTCTCCGCGAAGAGTCACGAGGGGGTGACCTGCATCTTCGGACCGAACGGCTCGGGCAAGTCGACGCTCATCAAGGCGATGGGCGGCAAGCTACCGCTGTGGAGCGGACGCAAGCGCATGGGCGACCGGGACCTGACGGACGCGAACGCGAGCGACATGGTCGACGCCGGCGTCATCACCGTCCCGCAGGACGGCGGGCTGTTTCCGTCGATGACCGTCCGAGAGAACCTCCTCATGGGTGGGCACTCCGTCGACGACGACGACCTCGTCAGCCGTCGGATGGATGAGGCCTACGAGGCGTTCCCTATCCTCGAGGAGAAGACGGCTGCGAAGGCCACCTCGCTCTCGGGCGGGCAGCAGATGATGCTGAGCTTCGCCCGAGCGATGGTGTCCGGAGCCGACGTGTTCCTGCTCGACGAACCGTCGGCAGGACTCGCGCCGACGCTCGTCGACGACGTGATGGAACAGGTCCGTACCCTCGTCGACAGGGGCGTTCAGGTCGTCCTCGTCGAGCAGAACGTCAAGACGGCCCTCCGCGTCGCCGACCACGTCTACATCCTCGCCCAGGGGCGCACCCAGTTCGACGGGCCACCCGCCGACCTGGCCGAGGAGGACGAACTCATCGAACTGTACCTCGGCATCAAGTAACTCCCTCATTCCTCTGTACCGTCGCTCTGAACGAGGTGTAGCGATCCTCCTCGGCTATCCTAACTCTCCGTCACCGGATCGAAGCAGTTCGAAGAGCGTCGTCGAATCCGCAGGACCCTCTCGGGTCGCGGCCCACAGGTCGTTGGCGGAGTCGGTGCCCAGCACGGGACCGACGAGGTCGGTGAACTTCTCGCGGACGACGCTCTCCTCGTACGGCCGTTCGGCACCGCCGGCGGCGTGAACGACCTTCTCCGAACGCGTCGAGCCATCGGTCGTCGTCACGGTGACTCGTGCGGAGCGCTGGTCGGGAAGCCGGTCACGCATCTCGTCGGTGGCGACGACCTCGACGCGGTCGGCGAGTGCCAGCGTCGGTTCGTCGATGGCGTCGGCGACGAACGCCGGCTTTCCCGAGGTGCCGTGGACGAGGCGCGTCGCGACGGCGAACGGCACCGAGAACTTCGCCTGGAGCGCACTGCTGGGTCGGGTCTCGGTGAGCGCGGCCGCCGCGGGGTAGGTCTCGACGCGGACGCCATCGACGGTAGCCGGATCGAGTCCGCTCTCCAGCAGCGCGTCGACCGCGTCGATAGTCGGGTGGGTGTACCGACAGGCGGCGTGTCGTTTGAAGTACCCCTGCGTCACCTCCCACCGCTCACCGAGGTCGGCCCCGAGCGCGTCGCGGTCGACCGTCCCCTCGACCGCGAGGTCGAGGTGTCTCGCGATGCCGTCGTCGACCCCCGAGAACCCGGCAGCCGCGAGGTCGGCGGCCAGGAGCCCCGAGAGGTTCGCTCCCCCGGCGAACGCCTGCCGAACGGTCGCCCCTTCCGTGGCTGCGGCCATCAACGTGTGCTGGGCGTCCTTCGCGGCGATTCGAGCCGCCTGCTCGACGGTCGCGGCGTCGTACCCGCGATTCACCGCGACGCCGACCGCCGCGCCGACCGGGCCCCAGACGCCGTGCGGGTGGTAGCCCTCCGCCAGTGGCTGACAGGCTCGACCGGCCCGGGCGGCCGCCTCGTACCCGGCAACGAACGAGACGAGGAGGTCGTCACCGGACCCGTCGTCGACCTCCCAGTCGGCGAGCAGCGCCGGTAGGACGTGAATCGCGGGGTGGCCGGCGGCGTACTTGTGCCCCTCGTCCAGTTCGAGCACCGTCCCCGACGCGCCGCCAGCGAACGCGGCGAGATAGCGCGACGTCGTCGCGTCGTGTCCGACGACCGTCGCCGACCCCGGTGTCCGCTCGCAGGCACCGTCGACGAACCCCCGAACGTCGGGGTCGGTCGAGCCGCCGACCATCGCTGCGACGGTGTCCGCAACCACCAGTCGGGCGTGCGAACGGACTGGTTCCAGAACGTCGTCGAACGAGAGAGTGGCCGCGAAGGTCGCCAGTTCCGTCTCGGCGCTCATGCGTCGCCCTCTGTCGTGGTCGAATCGGCGTCACCCGCGACCGACTCGGCCACGAACTCGCCGACCAGGTGTCCCTCGGTGAGCGCCGTCATGAGGTCCATCCCTGGGATGTAGACGTTGGGGTCACCGCCTTCGAGGCTCTCGGCGGCGTTGCCGCCGGCGTAGAGGTTCTCGACGACCGATCCGTCGTCGCGAACGACTCGCATCCGCTCGTCGACGACGATACCCTGTCTCGCCTTGACGTACATCGGCTGTATCTTCGCCGTGTAGAACGGCGGCGTGAGTTCGTGAGGGTAGGCACGCCCGTACGGGACGTCGGCCGCGTCGTCGGTCGCCCGGTTGACGGTCGCGATGGTGGAGCCGAGCCGGTCGCCGTCGAGACCGTAGCGGGCTGCGACCTCCGCGACGGTGTCGGCCACGTCGAAGCAGTCCTCGTCCAGCAGGAAGGAGAACTGGTGGTTCGTGAGCGGTTCGTCGAGGAACAGGTCGACGATGGACCCGTCGAGGACGATGTAGCCCGTCGCGTCGGGCTGGTCGAGGAGGTGCATGTCCATGACCCGGTAGGGGACGTTCCCGCAGTCCATGAACCGCTCGGCGTCGTCGTTCACGATGATAGCGCCGGCCTTGACGAGTTCGTTCGGGAGGTAGACGCCTTCGGGGACGGTGAACGGACCGTGCATGTCGTACAGCGGTTCGTCGAGTCGCAGCCCGAGTTCCTCCGCGATTCGAAGCGCGTCGCCGGTGTTCTCACGGGTGCCCCAGTAGTCGAGCCCGGCGATCTCCGGGACGCGCTCGGCGATGAGTTCCGGGTTGGCCGCGAACCCGTCGCAGGCCAGGAGGACGTGGTCGGCGCGAATCATGTGGGTGGTCTGGCGGCGCGGGACGGCGGTCGGGTTCTCCTTGGAGGCGACGCCGATGACCGCGCCAGTCGTCTCGTCGCGGAGCAGCTGGTCACAGGGGAACTCGGTCCGGACGTCGACGCCGCGTTCCACTGCCGCCTCGTGGAGGGCGTCGGTGACGGGTTTTCCGGCCCGCGGGATGACGCCGTCGTCGCGGACGGGGTAGTGCGTCCGGTGGACCCGGTGGCCGGCCATCTCGAACCGGCCGGTGTGGAGGGTGAGGTCGGCTCCGATCTCCTCCCGTAGCCAGTCGAGCGTCCGACCGGAGTTCCCGGCGACCGTCGTCACGAGCGTCCGATCGAGCGTGTACTGGTCGGCGGACGACTCCGTCTGCTGGGCGAGGAGGTCGTCGTAGAACGCCTCGGCCGAGTCGTCGATGCCGCGTTCTCGCTGGAGCGACGAGTCGACACCGCAGATCTGACCGGTCGCCACTCTGGCTTTGCCGCCGATGCGGTCGGCCTTCTCGAGGAGTACCACGTCGGCGTGGACGGCCGCTGTCGCCGCTGCCGCGAGGCCACACCCGCCCCCACCGACGACGGCGAACTCCGTCGCCGCTTCCCAGTCGACCAGTTCCGGGTCGACGTCTCGAACGAACATACGTGCACCTTGTGACACGCTCGCATAAGCGTTAGTGGAACCGAAGCTCCGCAGCCATCCCAAACCAAGATTTATGTGGTCTCCGCAGAGAGGTATGGGACAGAAGTCCATGTCAAGGGATAGCAAATATAGCAGTACCAGCAGGCGACAGTACATCGCAGCCCTCGGCGCCGCGGGGCTCGCCGGGTTAGCAGGGTGTGCGAGCGGAGAGGACGCCACTACCACGGAAGGGGGGAACGGTGGCGGTGGCGGTGGTGGCGGCGGTGGCGGCAACGGCACTGGCACTACCACCGGCACGACCGGCGGGAGCGCCGAGGAGGTCGTCATCGGTGCCAACGAACCGCTCTCGGGGAGTCTGTCGCGAGCCGGGTCCGCGATGGCGCGCGGAGCCGAACTCGCGACGATTCACGTCAATCAGGGCGGCGTCGTGCCCGGGTTCGACGAGGGGGGAATCCCGAGTCTCGACGGGGCGACGCTCGCGCTCGAACGAGGCGACAACGAGGGGACACAGGAGCTGGGCGGTGAGGTCGAACAGCAGCTCATCGACGCCGGAGCGGTCGCCATCACGGGCTGTTACTCCTCGCCGGTGACGCTGTCGGCGGCCCAGATCGCCGAACGCGAGCAGGTCCCGCACGTCATCGACGTCTCGGTCGCCAACCGTATCCTCCAGGACCGACAGCTCGAATACGGCTTCCGCGTCTCCCCGAACGCAGACCGTTTCGCCCAGAACTACGCGACGTTCATGCCGGAGATGGCACGGGCGAACGGGGCGACGATGGACACGGCCGGGCTGGTCTACCTCGACAACGCGTTCGGGCAGTCCATCGCCGAGACGCTCCAGGCCCAGCTTCCGGAGAACGACGTGGAGGTCCTGTTCGCCGACGCGTACGCGTTCGACCAGGGCAACCTCTCCACCGAGGCGACGAAGGCGAAGCAGAACGACCCCGACGCCCTCGTCTTCACGGGCTACGGCAACGGTGGCATCAAGATGATGAACGGCCTGCAGAACGTCGACTACCGCCCGTCGCTCCTGACCGGCTGTTCGACCCCGACGTTCACGTCCGAGCAGGTCATCTCGGAGATCGGTTCGTTCGTCGACGGCGGCTTCGGCAACAACTACGACTTCGATCACAACCTCGACTGGACGGAGACGATCTTCACCGACTACGAGTCGGAGTTCGGTGACCCGCT from Halomarina salina carries:
- a CDS encoding ABC transporter substrate-binding protein, encoding MSRDSKYSSTSRRQYIAALGAAGLAGLAGCASGEDATTTEGGNGGGGGGGGGGGNGTGTTTGTTGGSAEEVVIGANEPLSGSLSRAGSAMARGAELATIHVNQGGVVPGFDEGGIPSLDGATLALERGDNEGTQELGGEVEQQLIDAGAVAITGCYSSPVTLSAAQIAEREQVPHVIDVSVANRILQDRQLEYGFRVSPNADRFAQNYATFMPEMARANGATMDTAGLVYLDNAFGQSIAETLQAQLPENDVEVLFADAYAFDQGNLSTEATKAKQNDPDALVFTGYGNGGIKMMNGLQNVDYRPSLLTGCSTPTFTSEQVISEIGSFVDGGFGNNYDFDHNLDWTETIFTDYESEFGDPLNVIHTSMSYTAVIVIANAIEQAGSTDPTAIRDALSQVTVEQHPAAMGPVTFRDDGENENSLAPMLQVQEGEADVVYPEEYAQSSPQF